Proteins encoded together in one Triticum dicoccoides isolate Atlit2015 ecotype Zavitan chromosome 7B, WEW_v2.0, whole genome shotgun sequence window:
- the LOC119335562 gene encoding uncharacterized protein LOC119335562 has translation MRGEMSPRRCRRRTAPPSPPPASLPDADDLLRKILLRLPPRPSSLPRASLVCKRWRSIVSDPQFQRLFRAHHGKPPLLGFFLDGSLSSPFFPMLDRPDRIPSARFSMLLYERNRIIDCRHGLVLFLCPGPPRRLLVWDPVSREQRHLISPPELDSDQLFIFNGAVLRPAGGQGCSSSHFQVALVARDGACTRVSICVYSSETGIWSNVKSLQMKLSIPIERASTSIGNSLCWLLPVHDQNVILEFDLVKQTLAVTELPVPVEPDYQNLWIIPAEDGGLGFIHLSQFHAELWKRMPDSDGLDAWVLDRAIEFEELKPTCKGYSPALVGFAEESNAILVQTDSGVFMVYLQSTEFKKVSDLSVFCIHYPFACFYPAGTGIGDVHGGDEVLNNM, from the exons ATGAGAGGGGAGATGTctccccgccgctgccgccgccgcaccgctCCGCCGTCTCCGCCACCTGCTTCTCTGCCAGACGCCGACGACCTGCTCCGGAAAATTCTCCTCCGCCTCCCCCCGCGGCCTTCCTCCCTCCCCCGGGCCTCCCTCGTCTGCAAGCGTTGGCGCAGCATCGTCTCCGACCCCCAATTCCAACGCCTCTTCCGCGCCCACCACGGCAAGCCTCCTCTCCTTGGTTTCTTCCTCGATGGGAGTCTCTCCTCTCCCTTTTTTCCAATGCTGGATCGACCAGATCGCATCCCCAGCGCTCGCTTCTCCATGCTTCTATACGAGAGAAACCGCATCATCGACTGCCGCCACGGCCTTGTCCTTTTCCTCTGCCCAGGGCCGCCGCGCCGCTTACTTGTGTGGGACCCCGTCTCCCGCGAGCAGCGCCACCTCATCTCCCCACCAGAGCTGGACAGCGACCAGTTGTTCATCTTCAACGGGGCGGTGCTGCGCCCTGCCGGCGGCCAAGGCTGCAGTTCAAGCCATTTCCAGGTGGCCCTTGTAGCCCGTGACGGAGCATGTACGAGAGTTTCCATATGCGTTTACTCATCGGAGACTGGGATATGGAGCAACGTCAAATCACTGCAGATGAAATTGAGTATACCTATCGAAAGAGCCAGTACTTCGATTGGGAACTCCCTTTGCTGGTTACTTCCGGTGCATGATCAAAATGTCATACTTGAGTTTGATCTGGTTAAGCAGACCCTAGCTGTGACAGAGCTGCCAGTACCTGTGGAACCTGACTATCAAAATTTATGGATTATCCCAGCCGAAGATGGTGGGCTTGGCTTCATCCATCTCTCACAATTTCATGCCGAATTATGGAAGAGAATGCCTGATTCTGATGGTTTGGATGCATGGGTGCTCGATAGAGCTATTGAGTTTGAGGAGCTCAAACCAACTTGCAAGGGATACTCACCCGCTTTAGTGGGGTTTGCCGAGGAGAGTAATGCAATCCTTGTACAGACAGATTCTGGTGTCTTCATGGTCTATCTCCAGTCAACGGAGTTTAAGAAAGTTTCTGATCTGAGTGTCTTCTGTATCCATTATCCATTTGCATGTTTCTATCCTGCAG GCACTGGCATTGGTGATGTACATGGTGGAGATGAAGTGTTGAACAATATGTGA